Proteins from one Sarcophilus harrisii chromosome 2, mSarHar1.11, whole genome shotgun sequence genomic window:
- the NRN1L gene encoding neuritin-like protein yields the protein MRPCCRRRRRRCCWRPLSFPGFLLLQLILAPGPGTAATSNRCDTIYKGFADCLIKLGNSMVQSGQSDKGADLTPPELESICRSWENFQTCANGVLANCPQEATAIWASLKEESRKAQYPGNLHDLCSSRPFSPSNVRGVSSEETNQETLQGSSSPVSPAPAPALLAAALALACILGPLA from the exons ATGCGCccctgctgccgccgccgccgccgccgctgctgttGGAGACCTCTCTCCTTCCCCGGCTTCTTGCTTCTGCAGCTCA TCCTGGCCCCTGGTCCTGGGACCGCTGCCACCTCTAACAGATGTGATACTATTTACAAGGGCTTTGCTGACTGTCTGATCAAACTTGGGAATAGTATGGTCCAGAGTGGGCAGTCTGATAAGGGGGCTGACCTCACACCCCCTGAACTCGAATCCATCTGCAG GTCATGGGAAAACTTTCAGACCTGTGCCAATGGGGTCCTGGCCAACTGCCCACAGGAAGCGACTGCCATCTGGGCATCACTGAAAGAAGAATCCCGAAAGGCCCAATACCCGGGCAACCTACATGACCTGTGCAGCTCTCGGCCTTTCTCCCCAAGCAACGTCAGGGGTGTCTCCAGTGAGGAGACCAACCAGGAGACCCTGCAAGGGTCTTCATCTCCTGtctccccagccccagccccagccctgtTGGCTGCAGCACTGGCCCTTGCCTGTATCCTTGGGCCCTTGGCTTAG